Part of the Ziziphus jujuba cultivar Dongzao chromosome 8, ASM3175591v1 genome is shown below.
tgatgatgatatgacTGGTCTTCATATTAAATACAAAGAAAGATGGGTCCCTGTAAAGCCAATTCCAAACGCATTCGCTGTCAACCTCGGTGATTTTCTTTAAGGTGCTTACAGTTTACTCACAAAAGAGTCTAATGAACTCGAAGCCTATATAGCGTTTCCTCATTCAACATTTTTTCCTACTGGAAAGATTTCGTTCGTATACATGTCTTTTTTCCATTTCGTTTGTATGAAAAAATTACAGATTGTATCATTGGTTTTCTCAGGCTTGGAGCATGGAGCACAGAGCTTTCACAAATGCCAAAAAAGCAAGAATTTCCAATGCAACAGTTACTCTTCCAGATGACGAGGTTGAAATTGGACCAGTGGAATCAATGATGGTCGATCGACCAAGACTTTACAAAAAGGATTACGTAAGAGTTTTTAGAGAAGAAAATCGATGGAAAATCTCACACCAGCTTTCTCAAGTTAGAAAAGGAATCTTGAATCCTGTCTAGTGCTACCATGTAAACTATGGAAACAAAAGACATTTACCAATAATAGTATGTTGCATCatataatttcattattttctgcCTCCTAGAACCAATCGTTGATCAATCAGAGATTACAGGGTAGCGAATACAAAAATGGACAATAGGCCATTTTGAGCCCTCATTTATCAAGCTTGCCCGCAAGTTTCTTTGGCAAGATAAAATCCACTTCCCTAACAATTCCCAGGCGTCACATTCAAAAAAAACTGATGGAAAAGCATCTACATAAAACAATTAACAAGGATGCAAACACCAAATAACGACCTCCAATGAAGTCACAACGATTACTGATTTCTTGGTTTCTAAGTAACAGAGTCCTTGAAAATGCCAATAGAGAAGCATGAATATCAGTTGTAAGATTTGTGCCAATTGAGTACGAAATGGAAATTGGGCTCGAAGAACCAATACCACAAGATCATGGTCGCCCACAAGAGAGGAACCGAGTATTGTGGCGACCTAGAATACACTTTGGATAGAAGAAATGGAAGGAAAATCCCACATACTGAATTTCATAACATGTAGTGGGCAACCTAACTGAGGAACTTGGAACCGATATTAACATGAAATCTATAGGATGTGAATGTAGGACTTTTTTAAGGATGAACAGTGAAAACCAAGTTTCCTAAAGGATGAATGTTTTGGCTGACAAAAGCCAAATACTAATTTCAGGCGTAACATGAGCAAGGGCCTAAACTCCTTGGTGGGTTTTCTCATCTAGATAACCAAGAAACTTGGCTGACTACCTCAGTCAGGATAGCCATAGAGAACCATTTGTAGACCAGGAAAATGATTAAGGTAGATCTTTGCCAGAGAGATTTTGAATCCTAGCCTCTAATAATATTAACGTTAACTCACTTGGCAATCGAACCCATTACAGATAAAAAGCATACAATAGAAGCTGGAAAATATAAGTTCAATCTCTCTTGATCTATCTTACCTAATCGTAATATAAACAGTATCAATCTACCTCAAGATTACTTTGATTCAATAGGAGActcaaaaggaaaaacaaacatatGGAGAGAATTGCGAACCAGGAGAATATATACCATTTGAACAAGcaacttaaatataaaaaaagctaattgcagaagaaaaagagtttcttaaattaggaaataaataaatcccataaagaagaaaaattctGGACTCTCCGCAACAAACAGGCTTTTCTCAACCTGGTAACATTTTTTGTACAGTCACCTTCACATATTTCACTACCTCCTCCCTTTTTTTTACACCCTTAAAACTTGtacactaatatttttttatctcctCTGCAAAGGCATCAGGTGTGTTCACCATCTGAGCCGCAACTAGCCTGACTCTAGGTATATCCTCAAACTAACAATGTACAGTTTTAAGTACAaccatcaaattttattttcaatcagcTTACATCCATCTGAAAATGGATGTAGCTTTTTTACTACAcataaagaaagaaggaaagagagaggCACTCATACTATTCTCAGTTAGCTGTACAATAACTCCGCTCCCTATGCCATCTATGCAGTAGCATGTGGCGTCAGAATGCTAATCCTCCTCTCTGCAAAACAACAAGCATCTTGTTTAGCTATATAGACAGGATGAAGCTTTCAAGATATATAGTAGCGTAATGTTAATGTTTAACCCAGTACAGCTCATGGAAATATCAATctgaaaatatgtaaatattacatgtcaaaaaaaataaataaataagataaaaaataatctgATAAGTATGCATCTCCTAGAAGATAATTGTACATATTTTTCAGTAtgtcattattaaaaaataataattaaaaaataaataaaaacccacatCTTTAAAATCTAGGTGCAGAGAAGAACCCAacgattatttttaaaatttgtatatcATGGGCATCATTCtaattttaaatgtcaataagATTTCAATTCTAAATGCCATGTTTCATAAGGGACAAGGAATTACAGGGCAAGCAAATAATGACCCCtgaattttaatgaaaaataaatgttctTTCTACATCAcctaaaaggaagaaaagataaaaagacgTACCTGCATGTGTTTATAaagtttcttttaattaattatttttttgggggcaaAGAATAGATCTACAtacattgggttcaaaatttaataactttCTGAACAATTCCTTGGATACATTAAACTACAGAAACCTCCATTTAGGAAGCACTTCAAATTCAATCCTTAGAAATACTCACTGACAATTAATTGTTAACtcttaaaaaaactaattgcGCACTGAAAGTTAATTGTtaaacttttcattttttattttttttttttatggtgaaaACAATTAATTGTTAACTCTTAAGAAACCGAGGTTGGAAAaagattaaattttgatgcactAATTTTTGCAATAGAACCGGTGACATTCTCCAGTACAAGCACAATAAGAAATACAGATggtaaagaaagagaaagaattgagtACCCCCAGCAGCAACAAGTTTTTCTACACGTGCAACTATATGCTTCCCGTAAGTATACTTCTTTAAAGCATTCAGATGAACCTTTATGCGATTAAGGATTAGTTCAAGTTGCTGATCATCACAAGTTTCCAGCACTTTCTGTACAACATAATTTGCGAACTGATCCTTCATCATCACCTATATCCGATTATCAAGAAACCGAACCAAATAAGAAAAGCAAAAAGGATTCACAAAACCATGTAACATCACAAAAAATCAACCAAAAGtcatcaatttaaaatcacGTCTGAACCACATGTAACCAGCAGAGAGGAGAGAGTCGAGGAAGGGAGTGAAGGAAGGAAGATAGGGTTTCAACCAGTAATGCAGATCCTACTATCTTGTCTGAGAAACCCGTTAATACAAGCAGCCCATTTATGTAAACAGTCAAAGCCAAAGTGGAAATAAAACCACCACAATAAAATAGTAACTAACaaaatctaaattaatattgaagaaaacttgtataatatgaaattctccaaaataaattaaaagtgaGCCTTAAGTGTCCATATATATCCATCAACAAGCTAATGGGAAGAATTCATAATAAAAAAGCCAACCCTTGAGATTTAAAATGTTGCAATGAACAAActctaaattaaaattgaaaaaaccttaaataatataaaacctccaaaataaattataaagtaaGCTCTAGAGTGTCAATATATATCCATCAAAGAACTAATGTGAAGAGTTCATAATAAAAAAGGCAACCTTTAAGATTTAAAATGTTGCATCAGATTAAAGGTAGGCATCAGTTCAATTGAAGTTCTGAATAGCAtgtcaaatttaaaacaaaacttCATAGACCCAAAACCAAAAGAGTTCACTAATGCATTTTACACATCAGTTATACCAGTAACTCAAAGACCTTAAAAACAGGACCTTTAGTTCTTAGAGAATCCACTATGCTATAACTTTATAACATTAGTACattcaacaaaagaaaattttttgaaaaataaaaataaataaataaataaacttccATTAGTATCACCCATGATGTTAATTGTTAAGACTGCTAGAGTATAAGAGAAAGGAGAAAGGGGAACCAAAGAGGCATACTTAACGCTAGGTTATTCCACTTGCAGAATGCCACAAAACAGTTATCCAAATTATTCTTGAGCAATATTATTGTTTAACACAGTAAAAGTGCACGCATACACGTTTTTAAGTCCTTAAGAATTATGCAAATCTGAGTCTAACAAATCCTAAATGAAGAGTAATAAACTCACCAAGGCAATCTGAAAACTGAAAACTACAGTTCAGTATTCAACTGATCTAGTCTCTAACCATGTCATTAATATAAGTTCCAGCAGCCCCTTCTCTAAAACTTACATGTAATACAGAAACCAAAGGATAAAGCTATTTAGCAGAAGTAAAAATCTGTTGTTCACAGTTCAGGAAAACCATTTATAAGATGCAAGCTTGACCAAAGACAAAAAGACAACCAAAGGTACATGCAGAGACAACAAACATTATAATAAAAAGCAGAAAGATTATATTACAAAGTACAGACTACTATGTGAAATTAAGTGAACAAAATGTTGAACACATCAGATTCAAAACTAGCATACATATGGTTGTTTGCCAAACCTGAAGGGGCTCATTTTCATCAGTAGAACCAAGCATCTCATTCACAAGGGTCTGGCGTTCAATAGGAGTTCCAAAAGTTAAACATTTTTCTATGACATTTGAGGCAAATTTCTGCTGGCTCATTTGAACAATCTGCCCAgttaatttcttaattatagCTGTACGTTCGTGTGGCTTTCCATGCTCCAGCACATGCTGCAAAATTATATGCCAAAATTCatggggggggagagagagagagagagagagagagtaaacaaatatattattagCATACATAGAATCAAAGGGTCCTCGCAATGTATTTTATAACAAACGGATCACCATACTTAATTATTAATGATATATGattgcaccaaaaaaaatatatatatctgcaCTGACGTAGCATAGTGGTGCTAAATACATTTGCTTGTACCTGCCAGCCCTTGACTCAAAACTTAAGATATCAATTTATGTGAAATGTGGCTCAGATTGTTTCCTCCTTGTTATGAGCTCTCGTGGTTCAGCTGGTGCTCCAGCTTACTTGTAGATTACACTTTCTTAGTAGCTTACTAGGAATCCAATCTTCTAAACATGGAGGATATAGGTGTTGAAAAGTCAAATGACCAAAGAGTTACTGAGAAGAAAACCACTTCCATCATCAACCTGACCTAATGGGTTCTGAGGCAGAATCAGAGACAGGAAGGTAATTATTTCTAATAATCCTGTGTTTCTTatcatgatttttgtttttttaagtcaCTCAATCACCAAAGTCGGACAATACTAGCAAAAGATGACAATGATAATGCATCTAACAGTGAAGTGCAAAAAAAGTGTTCAAAATTACCATAGTACAAAAGAAAGGTgctaaaaaagagaaaatatactTTTGAATTACCTTTAGTATTCCTAACATAAGTTATATagcaattcaaaataaataaataaatataaggtatGAATAATCCTTCCAAATTTAACATAATGATATCAGAATTAGACAGCAGAGTCATGTATTTACCACCATCATACTTTCATAAACCCACCTTGTAGATGAAAAGCAACATCACAAAccacaattgaaagaaaatgaagTGACAAGTAAAAGAGCATCCTAGAAGAAATAAGACTAACCTGAACGACATAATTTCCATACTGGTCTTGTGCTAACATGCAAACAGACAGCAAAATCTCATCCATCATTATATGCTGCGTTTTGGGGTCATGACAGTGCTCCAAGACTCTCTGTCACATCAAAGATATACCACATCAGAATTAAAACTCTTATATTATTAATCATTTGTCAGAGCATTTCATCCAATATAGTTAAACAAATACATGTGAAATGTAATCATATGTAAAATTGTTGCTTGCATATCCATGTGCACACAATTAACAACTGTTCTTAACCTGTATGACACGACAGCCATATGGATGAGTTGACAGCGTAACAACTTGATCATAAAAAGTTGAAACAATAAACTGGATGGCATCTTCAGGCACACATTCAATACACTTCTGGATGACATGATTCCCATTTTGATCACGTACGCAGCGCATAATATGACCATCTAGTTCAGCAACCATTTTAGTCTGCTGGTCCAGATCGACAACTTCTATAGCCTGGACATTGAAACCAAAGCAAATACGGTTTTATTGCACAATCAGACCTGTCAGCATCTACTTATcaaacttaaatataatttatatagacAACTTACGGAGATTGAATTAAGACctgaagataaataaaaatatgcattttcCTAAACTACTGAGATTCAACAAGTTAGATAGCTGATACCACAGTCCTCTTTACGGAAAACAAGAACAGCAAAGTTTTGTAGGTAatgaaattcaaacatgaaaaTACCCCAAAGGGCCTAAAGTAATGGACCTACTTTAGGACGTTGGAAAAAGCAGTAAGAGTTGACAAGGAGATAATTCCTACTGATACAAATCATTATTTCAGAAGGCAGCTAGCCCCCTTCTAAAAGCCCAGTTTCCAACAAACAAAATCGTATGAGTTAGATGACATATTTAGCTTGTGTACCCAAAACAAGTACACACAAGAGGATAAAAGTAAGCTGTAAGCCTGTTGCCGATCACGTCAGGAAGCCAAGATAAAGCACAGGAGATATTGACCTGGACACAACTTGTTAGAAACGTGGGCCAACTGACTAAACATACCTTCTGGATCACTCGGCAGCCATACATTTGAAGGCTAAGAGTCAGCACATGCCCAGTGAGCTGGTCAGCCAATTCTCTTATTTGGGATGCAGTTCCATGCTCAAAAAACTGAAgtcaaacaataaaaattaaccTGTGTTCAGAAGACAGCCCTTTTTCCCCACTCTACATACTCTGGGCTTGCTTAAAGTCATcaatacacacatatatttagCACATATAATCAAAAGAGCCTAAAATTCCTGTACCTTTTGGATTACATAATTACCAAACACATCAGTCATTAGAGAAAGGGCCTGGGGCATAATTTCATTGAAAACCATGTTCTTCTCTTCTGTTGTGGCAGTTTCAAGCTTTTGTTGAATAAAACGACTCCCATATTGATCAGCACTGCTCAAAAAAGATATTAGTATACTGAACAATATTTCTAGAAGTGAGATTataacttaaaaagaaaaagacacaaCAAGCAATGCAATAAATACCTGAACTCAACAACATGGCCAGCAATTTCTGAGAGTTCAAAACATTTAGTTTTATTGCTTTTGAATTCATCTAGCAAAGAGGAGGGAAAACTTTCATCCAAGTTTCCACCAGCTTCTGAGTGCCAACCTCCCATAAGGCCTCCCGACAAGTTCCTCATTCCAGAAGAAAAGCGCAAATTGCGTTCACTGTGCCTAACAGGACTACCTGATGCAACAGACAAGTTCGGAAGAAGGGGACCACCCAATGGGCTTCCAGGATAGGACATCCCAAGACCAAATGCTGGATTTCCATAATAACCATGATTCATGCTCCCAGACTTACCAATATAAGGAACACCAAATTGTGATTTCTGAGGGGAAAGTAATGTGCCAAGATAAGCTTTCTGGAGTTCAAATAAATCCATATACGTATTACCCATGCCTTCCCTTTCCATTGTGGGGTCATTAAGACTAGCAGCATACTCATTTGATCTCAAGTACTGCATATACAATGGGTCCATCAGTGGCACCTGAAGAGCATTCCCTGCACCGTGATTTCCCACTCTGCCCATATTCTGCAGTTCAGCTGCTACAGCCAACATATTAGGGCCTAAAGCCAAGCCTCCTCCAAATGCTCCAGAGTCCACACCACCCATTACAgatgcagcagcagcagcatttTCAAATAAGGGTGGTAAACTACCGCTCCCGAGCGGACTTCCCATCACAGATGGAGATGGAGGACTAACACCATACCCACCTAGACCATAGCTTGAAAATGAAGAATTAGTATTTTCTACATTTTGATAGTGGGCGGTCGAGCTTCCTCTGCCATTAAGAGTTGGAGTAGAGGGTCCCTTCAAGTATGAGTTAGCAGAAGAGACAACAGATTTGTGAAGTTCCACTTGTTCATCAAACATCAAGGAAGAGTTGTTCAGTTCCATCCCAACCCCACTGCTTTTACCCATATTTTGGTAAGAGCCTTTAGCTGACTGGGGAAAAGAATGCATGTGATAATGCCCTGACTCAGACTTGTTTAAATATGAATTCTTATTGATATGATTTTGATCACCTTGCAAATTGAAGAGGTTATGGCTGTTATCAATCTCATTTTGAATTTGAGAGCGTGCTTGGTTCTCTTCATCTATCATTCCATTTGTTGACAGATTCATACCAGATAAAGCAGCTACCAGATCTTCAGATTCACCAATATTAGGTGAGACACCATTGAATGAGTTTTGACTACCAACACTTCTTCTTTCCATAGAGGTAGCCCTCCCTCCTCCAACAGGTGGAATGCGAGGACTGGGAGCCCTAGCTACAAGCTGAGGGTCAGGTGTGGTGCTTCTTGACAGGGAAGCACCTAATGCAGATGCATAAGTATGAGAAGCTGATGCACCAATGCTTTGGGCAGCAGGCATACCCTGCTTATTTCCACTAGAGCGCAAAGCATCAATAGATCCCAAATCATGATGCAGATGAGCAAACTGCGCTTCTGAAGATTCAAGACCATCCTCAAATGCATTGCGACTGGCTGGACGAGAAGGATGCCTTGAGACAGACTTTGCATGACTCATATCATCCTAaagtacaaaaaagaaaacaaaaacaaaagtaaagaaaCAAATACATATAGAGATGTTAACTTCAATAAACAAACTGCAAAATAGGGGCTAATTTGTATACATAACTGATAGCATGATATCAATCAAGCTCAGGAATTTAAAAATGCAAGCCAAAATGTCTACCTACAAACCATCTCAAAAGAAGAAAGGGATAAAATGGGGAACATCAACATCCTCTAAACTAGCTCCAAATTCCTACATTAATCAAAGCACGAGCAAATAATTTTCATCCCAGTTGAACTTGACATTTCACAAAATATGACATTCAAAAAAGCATGTACCAATTCATAACACCCCATTGTAGAATCAGTATCCAAAAAAAATACTCAtccttttagaaaattaaagtcTCAAAAGAAACCACATCCTAAGATAACAAGTACAGCATTTTCAGGACCTATCACGTCTTACGATTAACAAAAAATTCAGACCATTCATAGGCGCTACCAAACCGACTATTCATAGGCTTTCTTCCTTAGAAAGTACACATCCAAGAACTACAACAGAATAAAGTGACTATCgtgaaagaaaaacaatgtcAAAATGCGAATCAAATGATGAGCATTAAAAATCACAAAACACAGTATATGTACGCCTCTCcatcacaaaaataataacaccATACTCAAAACACCAAGACCGATAACATTAAGTAATCACATAACAGATTCCAAAAACCCGAAGTAGCTACAAATATCAACATTGAAAtaacaaattcataaaaaagAGTATCAATTCACCTGAATGATCTCAGCAATACTCTTCTGCCTCCCAAGTCCCAACCCAGGTAACCCAATCAACCCATCAACGCCCCACTCAGCTGCACCTTTCCTTGACTCCACTTCAGTTTCCTCCTTCCCTGTAACCCCCGGTTGCACCGAAAAAAGCGACCTATTTGCATTCCCACCTTCACCACTACTTTTACCAACCTTCCTCCTATCCCCAATGCCTCCCACCGCCGAACTGCCACCGCCAccgccgccaccaccaccaccttgcAATCGCTGTGCAAAACGCCAGTCTTCCTTGGAAAGCAGCGGAGGAGGAAGCCGCGGGTTGAGATTTACATTGGAATAGTAATAATTCACATAAACGGGATCCGAACGAAGCTCCTCTTCTGTCACGAACCCTTTCCCACCATCTTTCTTGAAACCCGAAAGCATAGAGGCATCGAACAACCCCCCAACAGCGTTCAAAGAACCTTCAACT
Proteins encoded:
- the LOC107413416 gene encoding pumilio homolog 1 isoform X1, whose protein sequence is MVTDTYTKMMSEISMRSMLKNSDYGEDLSMLIREQRRQQEASEREKELNLYRSGSAPPTVEGSLNAVGGLFDASMLSGFKKDGGKGFVTEEELRSDPVYVNYYYSNVNLNPRLPPPLLSKEDWRFAQRLQGGGGGGGGGGSSAVGGIGDRRKVGKSSGEGGNANRSLFSVQPGVTGKEETEVESRKGAAEWGVDGLIGLPGLGLGRQKSIAEIIQDDMSHAKSVSRHPSRPASRNAFEDGLESSEAQFAHLHHDLGSIDALRSSGNKQGMPAAQSIGASASHTYASALGASLSRSTTPDPQLVARAPSPRIPPVGGGRATSMERRSVGSQNSFNGVSPNIGESEDLVAALSGMNLSTNGMIDEENQARSQIQNEIDNSHNLFNLQGDQNHINKNSYLNKSESGHYHMHSFPQSAKGSYQNMGKSSGVGMELNNSSLMFDEQVELHKSVVSSANSYLKGPSTPTLNGRGSSTAHYQNVENTNSSFSSYGLGGYGVSPPSPSVMGSPLGSGSLPPLFENAAAAASVMGGVDSGAFGGGLALGPNMLAVAAELQNMGRVGNHGAGNALQVPLMDPLYMQYLRSNEYAASLNDPTMEREGMGNTYMDLFELQKAYLGTLLSPQKSQFGVPYIGKSGSMNHGYYGNPAFGLGMSYPGSPLGGPLLPNLSVASGSPVRHSERNLRFSSGMRNLSGGLMGGWHSEAGGNLDESFPSSLLDEFKSNKTKCFELSEIAGHVVEFSADQYGSRFIQQKLETATTEEKNMVFNEIMPQALSLMTDVFGNYVIQKFFEHGTASQIRELADQLTGHVLTLSLQMYGCRVIQKAIEVVDLDQQTKMVAELDGHIMRCVRDQNGNHVIQKCIECVPEDAIQFIVSTFYDQVVTLSTHPYGCRVIQRVLEHCHDPKTQHIMMDEILLSVCMLAQDQYGNYVVQHVLEHGKPHERTAIIKKLTGQIVQMSQQKFASNVIEKCLTFGTPIERQTLVNEMLGSTDENEPLQVMMKDQFANYVVQKVLETCDDQQLELILNRIKVHLNALKKYTYGKHIVARVEKLVAAGERRISILTPHATA
- the LOC107413416 gene encoding pumilio homolog 1 isoform X2 → MVTDTYTKMMSEISMRSMLKNSDYGEDLSMLIREQRRQQEASEREKELNLYRSGSAPPTVEGSLNAVGGLFDASMLSGFKKDGGKGFVTEEELRSDPVYVNYYYSNVNLNPRLPPPLLSKEDWRFAQRLQGGGGGGGGGGSSAVGGIGDRRKVGKSSGEGGNANRSLFSVQPGVTGKEETEVESRKGAAEWGVDGLIGLPGLGLGRQKSIAEIIQDDMSHAKSVSRHPSRPASRNAFEDGLESSEAQFAHLHHDLGSIDALRSSGNKQGMPAAQSIGASASHTYASALGASLSRSTTPDPQLVARAPSPRIPPVGGGRATSMERRSVGSQNSFNGVSPNIGESEDLVAALSGMNLSTNGMIDEENQARSQIQNEIDNSHNLFNLQGDQNHINKNSYLNKSESGHYHMHSFPQSAKGSYQNMGKSSGVGMELNNSSLMFDEQVELHKSVVSSANSYLKGPSTPTLNGRGSSTAHYQNVENTNSSFSSYGLGGYGVSPPSPSVMGSPLGSGSLPPLFENAAAAASVMGGVDSGAFGGGLALGPNMLAVAAELQNMGRVGNHGAGNALQVPLMDPLYMQYLRSNEYAASLNDPTMEREGMGNTYMDLFELQKAYLGTLLSPQKSQFGVPYIGKSGSMNHGYYGNPAFGLGMSYPGSPLGGPLLPNLSVASGSPVRHSERNLRFSSGMRNLSGGLMGGWHSEAGGNLDESFPSSLLDEFKSNKTKCFELSEIAGHVVEFSADQYGSRFIQQKLETATTEEKNMVFNEIMPQALSLMTDVFGNYVIQKFFEHGTASQIRELADQLTGHVLTLSLQMYGCRVIQKAIEVVDLDQQTKMVAELDGHIMRCVRDQNGNHVIQKCIECVPEDAIQFIVSTFYDQVVTLSTHPYGCRVIQRVLEHCHDPKTQHIMMDEILLSVCMLAQDQYGNYVVQNPLGQVDDGSGFLLSNSLVI